The genomic window ACTTCTTCACTCACCATCATCGCTTCGGGAGTTACTATTTCCAACTTAATTTTTTCAGCCATGACCTTTTATTCTTTCAATGATTAATCAATCACCACGCAAGCAGCGGTATATCAGCGCGGAGATAATCTTCCCATTATAGGGCAGCAAGCCGCGGGAATACACCCGCCTGGGATCTTAAAACTTAGGCAGCGAGTTTTTTCGCCTTTTCCAGAACCTCATCCATATTTCCTACCATGTAGAAAGCCTGCTCAGGAAGATCATCATACTTACCTTCGAGAAGTTCTTTGAAGCCCTTGATAGTATCCTTGAGGTTTACATACTTTCCGGGAGAACCGGTAAAGACCTCAGCAACGAAAAAAGGCTGAGAAAGGAATCTCTGGATCTTTCTGGCTCTGGCAACGATAAGTCTATCTTCTTCAGAAAGTTCATCCATTCCGAGAATAGCAATAATATCCTGTAAGTCTTTGTATCTCTGAAGAACAGTCTGAACACCCCTGGCTATGCTGTAATGCTCTTCACCAACAACCTGTGGATCGAGAATTCTAGACGTTGAGTCCAGCGGATCGACAGCAGGGTAGATCCCGAGTTCGGCAATCTGCCTTGAAAGAACGGTTGTCGCATCAAGGTGAGCAAAGGTCGTTGCAGGAGCAGGGTCAGTCAAGTCATCAGCAGGAACGTAAACAGCCTGAACAGAGGTAATGGAACCCTTCTTCGTTGTTGTAATCCTCTCCTGTAGAAGACCCATCTCAGTAGCCAGAGTCGGCTGGTAACCAACGGCTGACGGAATACGCCCGAGAAGAGCGGAAACTTCAGAACCGGCTTGCGTAAATCTGAATATATTATCAATGAAGAGAAGAACGTCCTGACCTTCTTCGTCCCTGAAGTATTCAGCAATAGTAAGGGCGGAAAGAGCAACTCTTGCACGGGCTCCCGGAGGCTCATTCATCTGACCGTATACAAGGCAGGCTTTATCAATAACGCCTGACTCGCTCATTTCCATAAAAAGGTCATTACCTTCTCTTGTTCTTTCACCAACTCCGCCAAAAACGGAATAACCACCATGCTGGGTAGCAATATTGTTAATGAGTTCCATAATGAGAACCGTCTTTCCAACTCCGGCACCACCGAAGAGACCGATCTTACCCCCTTTGGCATAAGGTGCAAGGAGGTCAACAACCTTAATACCTGTCTCAAGAGATTCAACTTCCGTGCTCTGATCTTCAAATGCAGGCGCTTCCCTGTGAATTGGGTAATATTTTTCAGTTTCTACTGGCGGCCTCTCGTCAACGGGGTCACCGATTACATTGAGAATTCTTCCCAGAGTATTGCTACCAACAGGAACGGTAATTTGCTCACCCGTATCAACAGCCTTCATCCCTCTTACAAGCCCTTCAGAAGAATCCATTGCAATACATCTTACAACGTTATCACCGACATGTTGAGCAACCTCAACGACGAGGTTACCCTCTTGATCACTGATAGCCGGATTTGTAATTCTAAGAGCATTAAGGATCGGCGGAAGCTGTCCCCTTTCGAATTGAACGTCTACAACAGGTCCGATTACCTGAGATATTTTCCCTTCATTCATTCCTGATACCTCTTCTTCACAATTTTTTATATTGCCGTTATATAATTTTTTTAATTTTCTATAATATTAACTAACGGATTGAGCGCCATTAATAATATCCATCAATTCAGTCGTAATAGCTGCCTGTCTTGCCCTGTTGTACTGGATGGTTAACCTGCCAATCATATCCTTGGCATTATTACTGG from Deltaproteobacteria bacterium includes these protein-coding regions:
- the atpD gene encoding F0F1 ATP synthase subunit beta, which translates into the protein MNEGKISQVIGPVVDVQFERGQLPPILNALRITNPAISDQEGNLVVEVAQHVGDNVVRCIAMDSSEGLVRGMKAVDTGEQITVPVGSNTLGRILNVIGDPVDERPPVETEKYYPIHREAPAFEDQSTEVESLETGIKVVDLLAPYAKGGKIGLFGGAGVGKTVLIMELINNIATQHGGYSVFGGVGERTREGNDLFMEMSESGVIDKACLVYGQMNEPPGARARVALSALTIAEYFRDEEGQDVLLFIDNIFRFTQAGSEVSALLGRIPSAVGYQPTLATEMGLLQERITTTKKGSITSVQAVYVPADDLTDPAPATTFAHLDATTVLSRQIAELGIYPAVDPLDSTSRILDPQVVGEEHYSIARGVQTVLQRYKDLQDIIAILGMDELSEEDRLIVARARKIQRFLSQPFFVAEVFTGSPGKYVNLKDTIKGFKELLEGKYDDLPEQAFYMVGNMDEVLEKAKKLAA